The genome window AAAACTATAGAAAAAGAAACTTTGTCTCAGTATGTAAATAGACTAAAGTTAGAGAACGCAACTTCTTTTCTTATTCATCGTACTGATATGACAATTACTGATATTGCACATTACTTTGGCTTTACTGATTCTGCAGTTTTTTCTAGAGCATTTAAAAATTATTATAAAATAAGCCCTATAAAATATAGAAATAATTATAGCAAGAATTGCAAAGAACCATATAAAATTTCTCAGTACAATAGAAGCATATCAAAACCTAAATGTAAGAATACTAGAGAGGTTAAAGGTGAAATTGAAATTCTAGAACTTGATAATATGAATACTATTTACACTAGATATACTGGTTCATATGGTAATCTAACTAGTACTTTCCCAAAACTTTTAGAACGGTTATTCAAATATGCAAGTGAACAGAATCTAATTGGACTTGAAAACACAAAAATATTACCCATTTATCATGATAATCCACAATTTACACAGGAGCATCAATTGAGGACTAGTATTTGTATGACCATTCCAGATAACATTGTTGTCAAAGAGAATGACAACCTCGGCAATATGATAATACCTTCTGGAAAATATCTTGTGGGACATTTTGATATTTCAAAATCTGAATATAGTGATGCGTGGGATTTTATGTATAATGAATGGCTATCGAATGGTAATTATAAGTTACGTGCCTCCTTCCCTTTTGAAGTATATCTTAACAACCCACATAATCACCATCAAAATAGACACTTGGTCGATATATATTTACCTATAGAACCTTTTTAACAACCTCATCTAAGCTATTCTTGTATTAAGGATTAACATATTCCTATTTTACGGTTTGATAAAATTGATAAAATGAGGTGAACCAATGAAAGAAATAAAAATTAATGGAGCAAAGATACACAATCTTAAAAATATAGATGTTTCTATTCCCAAAGATAAACTTGTTGTTGCAACAGGTGTCAGTGGCTCAGGTAAATCTAGCCTTATGTTTGATATTGTATTTGAGGAAGGACGTAAACAATACCTGCAATCTTTAGGCATACTTGCAGGTATTGATAATGAGGATAAGTTCGATAATATTCAAGGTTTAGCTCCTACTATAGCTGTTCAACAAAATATTATTCGCCAGAGTAATCCTCGTTCGACAGTTGGCACAAGAACCAATATTCTCAATATGCTTACACTACTGTACTCAGTAGAAGGGCAAATAATGTGTACAATGTGTAATACACCTGTAGAGAATAATCTAATTTGCAATAATTGTGGGAATGAAGAAGAGCGATTGAGACCAAGTTATTTCTCATACAATTCTTCAGATGGAATGTGTATGAAATGTTCTGGACATGGGGCATATTTTGAGATTAATATTGAAAAGTTAATTCTCGATAAACGCGATACTCTAAAACAAGTCTTAGATAGGGCAAAAATTACACCAGGATATTTGAGAGTATTCTCTAAAAAATTCAACGATTATTTAGAGATGCAATTCTTACAATTACCTGAAGAAGTAAAAAATGAAGTACTCTATGGTCATTATGAAAATGGCAAAAAAAGTTCTTGTTTATCAAAGCTATATCACAACTGTTACAAAAGAGGGGAAGATTTGAATGGAGTTTATACTATGACTGCTTGTTCTGATTGCAATGGTTTCAAAATTGGTGAAGAAGCACGTGGAGTACTCTTAAACGGAAAACATATTGGAGAACTTGGGAAAATGACGATTTTAGAAATTGATGAGTTCCTTAAAATCTTATTAAACCAAGGTAATTTAAATACATTTGGTACAAACCTTGTAAATGATATTTTAGCCAAAACTAGACATCTAATAGAATCACGATTAGGTCATCTATCCTTATACAGAGAAATGTCAACTTTGAGTGGTGGTGAAATGCAAAGACTATTTTTAAATTCACATCTGGATTCAGAGATGGATTCATTAATTTATGTGCTTGATGAGCCAACTGCTGGATTACATGAATCAGAAAAAATAGACATCTTAAAATCCATAAAGAAACTTAAAGACTTAGGCAATACAGTTATAGTAGTTGAACATGATAAAAACACAATTGAGATGGCAGAACATATTATTGATATTGGTCCAAAGGCTGGTATTGAAGGTGGTCAATTAGTATATCAAGGAGATTTAGAAGGTCTACTTCAATCTGAAAAATCACTTACTGGACAATATCTATCTGGAAAATATTCAATGCCTAATAGAACAACTACTAAAAATATTACACATACTGATAAAATACCTTGTATAACTATTCAAAATGCAAATACAAATAACCTTAAAAATGTAACAGTATCATTACCTTTAGGTGCTATGGTTGGAATATCTGGTAAATCAGGTAGTGGCAAGAGTTCACTTATATCAGACACTTTACTTCCTCTTCTTAGAAGTCAGTTTAATAACTACACTAGCAATAATCAAACAAATTCTACAGAGAGTGAAATAGGTGATGAAGACGATGATTATGCAGTTGTTGATACTATTGCAGATAGATTGATTGGTACTAAATATATTTCTGGATATTCAGAGATATCTCAGTCTCCTATTGGCAAAAATATGAACTCAACTCCTGCTTCTTATATTGGTATATGGGATAAGATACGTACACTATTTGCAGGTCAGCTAAAATCATTAGAGCGAGGATTTACATCTGGTCACTTTTCATTTAACTCTAAAGGTGCTTGTCCTAAATGTAGTGGTAGCGGATATGAAAAAGTCTGGTTGGGAAATAACCTAAGTATAGACCATATATGCAGTGAATGTCATGGAAAAAGATTTAATGATGAATCTTTATCTATTAAATATAAAAATAAAAATATCCATGATGTTTTAAATATGAGTGTCTCTGAAGCTGTAAATTTCTTTGAAGATATGCCAAATATTGTTTCACACTTAAATGTACTGGAACAAATAGGTATGGGATATATAAAATTGGGTCAACCTACACCGACTTTAAGTGGAGGTGAATCTCAAAGGGTCAAGCTTGCAAAGGAAATTGGTAAAAAACGAAATGGTAATATCCTTTATGTATTGGATGAGCCAACTACTGGTCTAAGTCTGTATGATACTGCCAAACTAATTCAACTGTTGGATGAGTTGGTAGCAAATGGAAACTCTGTAATTGTTGTTGAACATGATATAGATGTTTTAAATGTTTGCGACTGGATTGTTGAGCTTGGTCCAGAAGGTGGTGACAAAGGAGGTTATATAATTGCAGAAGGCTCTCCAAAAGCTCTAAAAGAAAATCCAAAGTCTATAACAGGAAGGTATCTATAATGAATAAAAACAACTGCTCAAACTTAATTTTTGAAAAAGTAGACCCTTCAAGTGTTGGCATGAGTTTAGAAAAGCTTTCACAACTCGAACCTTTAATAATCTCACAATATGGCAATATAAATGGAATAATTATCGCAAAAAATGGGAAAATTGTCTTTGAAAAGTACTATAATGGATATAGTGCCGATGATACTTTCCATGTTGCATCAGTTACAAAAAGTATTATATCAGCCTTAATAGGTATTGTAATAGATAAAGGATATATAAAAGATGTTGACCAAAAGGTTGTTGATTTTTTCCCTGAATATACTTGTAGTCCTTCTGAAATATGTAAAAAAGCAGTAACTATACGTCACCTACTTACAATGACTGCACCATACCCTTTTAAAAATATGACTGAGTCTTTAGAGAGACTTTGCAAACAAAAAGATTGGATAAAATATACCTTGAATCAGCTTGGTCAAAAAGGTGAAATTGGTACTTTCAAATATTCTTCAGCTGGAACGCACCTACTTTCAGCTATTATAACAAAAACTACTGGAAAATCTGCTCGTGAATTTGCTAATGAGTACTTATTTAAACCTATTGGTATGAAAGTTATACTAGATTATGATATGAAAGATTTTGGTTTTGAAGATTTCTTTGGAAAAAATCTTAAGGGTTGGGCGAAAGATAGACAGGGCTATTCTATAGGTGGCTGGGGACTTACATTGAGTGCTAGAGATATGTTGCGATTTGGTTTTCTGTATTTAAATGATGGTATTTGGAATAATAAACATATTATATCTAAATCGTGGATTGAAGAATCAGTTAAAATGAATAGTAATTACTCTTAGATAACCAAACCCTCCACTATAACACCAGACTTTTGTTTGGTGTTATTATGACTAGTACTATATATCTAAAAGGAGTTGAATACTAATGGAAACTTACACGACATCAGAGGTAGCAGATTTAATTGGTGTACATCCTAATACTGTACGTTTATATGAGGAACTCAACTTAATACCTAAGCCCAAGCGTAATACTAATGGTTATCGTATCTTTAATGATTTTCATATAGAACAATTTAGATTTGCCCGTACAGCCTTAAAAATTGAGGTTCTACAAAGAGGGTTGAGAAAAAATGCTCTTGAGATTATCAAAACATCAGCAAATAAAGATTTTGACAAGGCTATTTGTCTTGTAAATCACTACTTGCAACAATTAGAAATAGAAAAATCTAATGCTGAAGAAGCACTTGCCATTGTTACACAGATTTTAAATGGAAATACTCAGGAAACAGATAAACTCTTTTTAACTAGAAAAGAAACTGCTGAACACTTAAATGTTACAATAGATACTTTAAGAAACTGGGAAATGAATGGTTTGCTAAAAGTAAAAAGAAAACAGAATGGTTATCGTGTATATACTGACGAAGATATAAAACGACTTAAAATTATCAATTCACTTCGTTTAGCAAACTATTCTCTTTCAGCGATTTTACGAATGCTAAATGCTTTATCTTTTAACCCTGATACTAATATTAAAACTGTCCTTGACACTCCAAATGATGATGATGAAATTATCTCAGTATGTGACAAATTGATAACTTCATTGAAAGAAGCTGAACA of Clostridioides sp. ES-S-0054-01 contains these proteins:
- a CDS encoding AraC family transcriptional regulator, which encodes MTNSKSKKEYINRICKVQDYIEEHLHEPLSLDELSNIAGFSKFHFHRIFKTIEKETLSQYVNRLKLENATSFLIHRTDMTITDIAHYFGFTDSAVFSRAFKNYYKISPIKYRNNYSKNCKEPYKISQYNRSISKPKCKNTREVKGEIEILELDNMNTIYTRYTGSYGNLTSTFPKLLERLFKYASEQNLIGLENTKILPIYHDNPQFTQEHQLRTSICMTIPDNIVVKENDNLGNMIIPSGKYLVGHFDISKSEYSDAWDFMYNEWLSNGNYKLRASFPFEVYLNNPHNHHQNRHLVDIYLPIEPF
- a CDS encoding excinuclease ABC subunit UvrA is translated as MKEIKINGAKIHNLKNIDVSIPKDKLVVATGVSGSGKSSLMFDIVFEEGRKQYLQSLGILAGIDNEDKFDNIQGLAPTIAVQQNIIRQSNPRSTVGTRTNILNMLTLLYSVEGQIMCTMCNTPVENNLICNNCGNEEERLRPSYFSYNSSDGMCMKCSGHGAYFEINIEKLILDKRDTLKQVLDRAKITPGYLRVFSKKFNDYLEMQFLQLPEEVKNEVLYGHYENGKKSSCLSKLYHNCYKRGEDLNGVYTMTACSDCNGFKIGEEARGVLLNGKHIGELGKMTILEIDEFLKILLNQGNLNTFGTNLVNDILAKTRHLIESRLGHLSLYREMSTLSGGEMQRLFLNSHLDSEMDSLIYVLDEPTAGLHESEKIDILKSIKKLKDLGNTVIVVEHDKNTIEMAEHIIDIGPKAGIEGGQLVYQGDLEGLLQSEKSLTGQYLSGKYSMPNRTTTKNITHTDKIPCITIQNANTNNLKNVTVSLPLGAMVGISGKSGSGKSSLISDTLLPLLRSQFNNYTSNNQTNSTESEIGDEDDDYAVVDTIADRLIGTKYISGYSEISQSPIGKNMNSTPASYIGIWDKIRTLFAGQLKSLERGFTSGHFSFNSKGACPKCSGSGYEKVWLGNNLSIDHICSECHGKRFNDESLSIKYKNKNIHDVLNMSVSEAVNFFEDMPNIVSHLNVLEQIGMGYIKLGQPTPTLSGGESQRVKLAKEIGKKRNGNILYVLDEPTTGLSLYDTAKLIQLLDELVANGNSVIVVEHDIDVLNVCDWIVELGPEGGDKGGYIIAEGSPKALKENPKSITGRYL
- a CDS encoding MerR family transcriptional regulator, whose protein sequence is METYTTSEVADLIGVHPNTVRLYEELNLIPKPKRNTNGYRIFNDFHIEQFRFARTALKIEVLQRGLRKNALEIIKTSANKDFDKAICLVNHYLQQLEIEKSNAEEALAIVTQILNGNTQETDKLFLTRKETAEHLNVTIDTLRNWEMNGLLKVKRKQNGYRVYTDEDIKRLKIINSLRLANYSLSAILRMLNALSFNPDTNIKTVLDTPNDDDEIISVCDKLITSLKEAEHNAKTMKSHLQTMKKQFS